The region TATTTGCTTAACTTCTTGAAGATTTGAAATATCCCCTTGCAAAAGCATGCAGTCAGAGTTCAAGTCCCTGATCTCTTTGCATGTGCGCTCTGCCATATCATGATTTTTATTATAATTAAGTGCAATGATAGAGCCTTCTTTTGCATACTCGAGAGCAATTGCTCTTCCAATGCCTCTAGAACTACCTGTTATCAAAGATATCTTATTTTTCAATTTCATATTGATAGACAGGAACTTAAAATATTAAAAAGTTATCTCTTATAGATTTTGTCAAGTAACTATTAATAATTTATATCATATCTAGCCATAGAATTTATTCTTTTTTATATTTTTCAAATATTGGAATATATAGTACGATCAAAGGTTATTATCTTACATCTGAAATTAATAAGTTCAACGTTAAAAACCAGTTAAAAGATTTCTAAAGGCAATAAAAAGTAAATTTCAACAAAAATTCAGATAGTTTTTTTAAATGCCTAATTATAAAGATTTCAACTGTATGCAGGAACTATAATTTTTGTCAATTTTCTGGCATTATAAAAGCTGGCAAAGTTATTTTAGTGGATTGTGTTATGAGCGAGTGACAATCATTTTGAATCAAAGTAAAATCGAAATTATCATATACTGGTTCCGTATTGAGGAATATAAATCTTAAGATAGATCAGGAGAATATAATTATGGCTACAGTTTATGATGTACCTCCAGAAAAATTAATCGAAGAATTGGCTAAAAAATTTAAAGAAGCAAATGTAGAGTCACCAGATTGGGCTATGTTCGTTGCAACAGGAATACACAGAGAGAAAGCTCCAGTGCAAGAAGATTGGTGGTATACAAGGCTTGCTTCTGTGCTAAGAAAAGTTTATATTATGGGGCCTATAGGAGCTTCTAGATTAGCTTCAGAGTATGGTGG is a window of Thermoplasmata archaeon DNA encoding:
- a CDS encoding 30S ribosomal protein S19e, coding for MATVYDVPPEKLIEELAKKFKEANVESPDWAMFVATGIHREKAPVQEDWWYTRLASVLRKVYIMGPIGASRLASEYGGKVDRGTKKHHAAKGSRSIIRKSFQQLEKLGYIKVEKKGRVVTDQGRAYLDKLSGSLIEKK